Within the Telopea speciosissima isolate NSW1024214 ecotype Mountain lineage chromosome 4, Tspe_v1, whole genome shotgun sequence genome, the region CTTAATAACAAGCGATATTGCAGTAATTTTGATGAAAATGGACCAGTGTACCTACACAGTAGATTCCATTTTTTTGTGCTACTAGCacagaaaaacataaaaaaaacgtTTCTCCAAAGTGTTACCAAACAAGCACTAAACGATTTCGTTCTCTAGATGTTTCTGTTATCATGGCCAGGTCTACTTACATCAATTGTCAGCTCGAAGATGATGAGATGATACAATTCTAGCAACTGCAAGGATGGAACTTGAGCAAATTTGATACAAAACAATTGGCGCAAAATAGTTGAACACTCTTTATTATTCTCCATTAAAATTTCAAACTTGAATTTGATTAGGTATGGTACCAGTCACCGATGCTTAATTGTGTTTCTGCATTCTGTTAGTTAGAGACCGCTCAAGCATGTAGTTGCAAGGAAGGTGTAAAACTGCCAACAGCAAAGACTTCATAGCTTTTGCTTGTTGCCCAGAGAATAGATTAGCTTCACAGTAACAGCCACGGTTAACTCGCTGCCGCATGATTCAAACTCATTCATCTGTTATAAACCTCATTGTTTCTGCTTAGTAATTAAGACAACAGTAGAAGAATGGGAATTTGACCCTTTAACGTTCCATTATTTTCtccataaaagaaaatagtCCAGTTAGTCAGCAATAGCCTGATTTAACTTTCAACATTGTAATTCTATAATCCACAATAGAATTGTATCAAAACTCCCAATCCTTCTATTTCATTCCACATAAAATgtaaaactggaaaaaaaaaaaaaaaaaaaaaaaaaactgggtagTTAATAAAATCCACCAAGTTCCCTCATCTCTCCACACCACACAATCAATTGTTGTCGTCAACATCTTTAAGCCTTGCTGTCAATGCTCATGGGCTCAGTTTCCTGCTTCACTGCGGCTTTCTGGAGGAAGATTGAATTAGATTAATTCTGTTAAGACACTTGCAGTCaacaacaaatgaaacaaatgaTCATTTCAGAACCACACTTACGTTTGCTTCAGGCAGCTCTAGCTTGCTCATCTTTGCAAACATATTACCATAGAACTTCGCATCTTTCTTATTGTACTCTTTTACCTTCTCCTTGAGAACCTTGTATTCCAATTTCACATCCCTGTGTTACACATCCCACAATGAGACCGCTAAATGTACTGACAGAAATTTTCAAAAGATTACCATAATACCATGTGTAAATATAGTGGGCTGATTTTGTATGATTTTAATTTCATTAATAGTCTACAAAATATAGATCAAgaaaattgttttggttgcatcaatatgaaatatttcaagaataagaaaattCCATCTGATAGGGGAAAGGGAGGTAGTAGTGGGGGTGGTGGCAAGATAGTGATtttgctttcatttctttttaaacaTGTCAAATAACACATTTAACCCTATTATTAACACATGTTCATTAAAATGGAGCACAGAATGgacttgaaattgatttcaatcaGTTTCACCATTGAAACAGTTACCATGaaattaatttcaaatctcTTATTTAATGAAATTcacaacaataacaaaaaactcagccttatcccaaattAATtgaatccaaacaaaacaaggtagAGAAAACTGAAGTCTTACacaaaaaaagggaatgaagagatgggaaaagagattaaaaatgaaaaatttttggaaaatggaaaaaggaaaatagaaaataaaagattgaaaataaaaagaaaatgaaggatGAAAGATGACACTAacgaggaaagaggcacagttCAGCAAGtcaagagaatctcagctaaatggagtCTGTTACATGCTTCccataatttcaattttcacaATTTTCAATTAATGAactcctctccccccctcccccctcccccaataaaattgaaatagaaatcataccaaaacagGCTACACATTTTTTGAATTGTAATGAGCACTCAGCAAAGCTCACACAAAAGTAAAGAAGGAAGGTTGATACCATGGACTAAGTCCTACTCAATCCTTCCATCCAACTTTAGCTTGTGCCATACAATTAACATATGATCTAGAATCTATGACACATACCTGTTATTAGGATCTAATTCAAGTGCCTTCTTAATGTCTAACTCAGCCAGCTCAAGATCCACCAACTGAATATATGCCTGAGCGCGCCTGTAAAGTGCCTTAACACTTGTACTGTCGATCTCCAATACCTGGCAAATATACAACCACCCTCCAGTCAGTGTCATAAACTCAACCTCAACCTCAAACAAGCAGCTACAGAACTAGACTAAAAACATAATTAATTCAATGACTGAACCTTGGTACACAGCTTTTCTGCTTGCTTATAATCCTTCAGCTTAAGCTTGCAGGCTGCATTATTAAGGTTACAAGTGACTTTCAATGCCTTGGCttgttttttctcctcctcaCTAAAGCTGGTATCATACTCAATGTACTTCGCAGCCTATactcccaaacataaaaaacaatatTTCAACATAAAGAATATATTAGGACACTAACTACTTGCACCCAACTAGAACAAGCATTTATTGAGTCAACCTCACATGAAAACTCACCTTTTCATATCTCTTGGAGGCTCTTTCATATTTACCTGCCTTGAACAATaaatttccttcttccttcttcttacCAGCAGCTTCTATCTTCTCCTGGGTGTTCATATCCCATGACTCTTTCTCCTGCAGGTAATTACAATGTTAACCTTTTCCTGAATCATATGCAGTGGACACAGATAGATCAGATTATATGAAACATAATTATATGAGAAGAGCTCATGGTGCTAACCTTCACAAAGGATTCAAGCTCAACTTCATAATATACAGTTGAGTTGGGAGGAACCACGACGAGTTCCTGTTGCGATTCAGACGAACCAAAAGCATATTCCGGTGCAACTGTCACCAGGGCAACCTCACCTTTCTTCATGGTCATAACAGCTCTGTCGAGACCATCAATAACTTGTTCtgtttgaaaagaaaagaacaaaaaaaggatATCCACCGTAAGCTTTAGGCAAAAGCCACAATATGGTATAAGAAGTTTAAGTGTATAATGAAAACATAACAGAGCACAATGTTTACCATTATCAGTTTTGAACTCAAAAAGCTCCTCTTCATCATGGCCCTTCTTCAAAAATACTGTTCCATCTTGTAATTTCCCAATCAACTTCACTGGTAGATGGAAAATAAATTCAACAATGTGAGAAAAAATCAGCTTTCCCTCTAACAAGAAAAAAACCTAAAGCATCTTCTTGTATTATAATTCACCTTTGACAAGAGTTCCATCATTAGGGCGCTCATAGCCCTCTCCTTCTTTGAGGATCTTCTTCAGTACTTTCTTATCATCCGTAACTTCTGTCACAGTCTTCCAAGATACCAACTCAAGAGTTATCTCAAGATTGGCATTTGGTGGAACAGCACCTTCTTCACCAGAGGCTGGCCTTCCCTTCTCTCCAAATGCATCTGTGACCAATTAATAACAGTGATGATAAGAACCAAACCCCAGACAATTGAACACAGCACCATATAACAAACTGAGAAACTTACATTGTGACTTCACTGTCAAGAggaccttttctcccttcttcatTGTTTTCACAGCATTGGACAATgcaggacagaaataccctgTTTGCCCAAAAGTAAAATGTCAGAAAAGTCAAAAACATACAGTATGACTGATAAGTCAAAATCCACCATAAAAATAAACCTTAAAAACAGACCTTCTCGGACAGTGAACTCCACTCCATCAGATTTTGAAACCAGAGTTCCATCCTCGAGTCGTGCTTCATATTTCACTGAATATGAGGAGAGTAGCAATGAGAAATCAATTACCACTCATTAACTTTAGATTCAATAGGCAAGCCGGAGGCAGCAGAGAAATACATACCTAGCACTTCATCTGGGTCTCTTGGgttctcccatttttctcctgCAGTGAGTATTTTCTTGAAAATCCCTCCATCTTTGCATATATCCTTCACACTAACCCAAGTCAGCAGCTCAACATCAAACTGAAGAGTGGCATTAGCGGGAATTTGTGGAGGGGATCCAGTTTCACCGTAGGCCAACTCTGGAGGAATGGTGAAGATGGCATTCTCACCCTTCTTCATTGTTTTGATACCTTCATCCCATCCCTTGATCACTTGACCTGTTACTCAAGAGGGTAAATATCACATCCCCAATGATGAAAATAATCATTAACCTTATACATCCTATTTATGCCAGCAATTCATAGCAACACCACTGCAGGAGGAACCAAGTGGAGACTATACACCTATATTATCGTACTACAATTATTACAAATGGCTTATGAGAGTAAATAGCATCATCAACCCTCGGATGCTAATGGCAACggcaaataaagaaaacaatttAGCCAACAAAATCTTAGCATCATATAATATACAATGCCAAAAGATTGGCACATGAAAATCCAGAAAACACATACAACACCAACAGCAAATCTTCTGGAAATTCATTCAGATAATGCAAAATCAAATGGAAATTGAGTCAAGTAATGCATGTTAATCCAAATCCTAACTCCAAACAAGATCTATCAGGCAACCAACATGGCATTTTACAAAACGCCTTGACGTCATGACCCTGTAGGTTTAAACAAATCAGTAACaattcattaattcattaattttatgCAGCAAAGGATAGCACCTGTTCCCTCCAAGCCCCACCACCCGCCCCTAGAAAGAGTAATGGATATCGATTAACTATAACTTGACAATCCAAAATAAGAAGTATACCAAATCCCTAAACATAGCTAGAAGGTCTAGCTAAGGACAGTACACTCGAGATTCTCATGGATTATGATTGAACTAAAGACGTTCAGATAACAAATAATCCACAAAGCTATGaataatgtgattttttatGGTACACTAAATTTAACATCGTTGACAAGCAGACACAATACAGAAATTATCATAGCTAACAATGctaagaaataaaataggaaagtaatgaaaacccaaaagaaaaccGGATCACCAGCATAACAAACCCCCGATTATTCCACAGAAATTCGATCGAATAATGAAATCCCACAACGAGTGTCATATGAATTTTTACCTTGGCCAAGAGTGAATTTGAAAGGCGTCCCCCTCTCCCTGCTTGAATCGAACTGGGTACCATCAAGCAATGTTCCAGTGTAATGAACTGCAAATCAACAGAACAATCAACATCAACAAACCCATTCCAAAGAcatccaaaaccaaaatctaTTCTCTTCGAAACCAGACCAAAATTGTGGGATTCAAAGAATCTCAACACATACCTTCAACTTCGTCACCATTTTCTGGGGTATCCCACCCTTCACCTTCCTTGAcaagcttcttcttcaagcccTGCTTCCcaatctctttctcctctccaaCTTTCGGGTTAACGTCGGGAAGATCCATCATGTCCTCATTCATCTCATCACCTGCTGGGATATCGAAATCCTCCATGGCTTCACGGTGATATCAACACAAACgaaacaacaaagaaagaaagatatagaCCAGGCGAGCAATGCTAGTTCTTCTCCTTTGAAACGATTGAACCAATTGCTTGTGTAACTTGTTTCCTGTGAAATGATTTTGCAGAGAAGAAGGAACTTTAAGGGGTAAGGTCGCTAGGGTGAGAAAAGACGAGTTGGGTTCTAGAGAGTTCTAAAAGGGTTTAGAGAGAGAGTTGTTGGACGAGGAGgtagagagagaaacaagataCGAAGGGTCAGGATGGTTCCAGAGATATCTTTTGACGGGGTTTAACAGCTTCTCGATTCTTGTGCTCATCTGCTCATGGatgtgaaatgaaaaaataaaaaagtcttttttttttttttagtagtcGAGGAGCTTTCGGCATCGGCATTGATGATTGAacataattggatcattatGTATTTAATAATATCGGCTACTTCATTTGgcacatatgtatattttggTCAATTCATTGAGGCCGAATATGAAAGTATCAATAGAGATGGGATTTTCATCATCCGTTGGAGGTGGAGTGATCAATTTGCCTCATCTATATATGGGTGCAAAAACCATGGGTGCAAGAACCATACTCCCATATAAGCTTTCAAGCAAGTCATTAGTGATGAGATGCAACAAAATTCTGAGTAATTCTAGAGGCCAGCCATCTTGAATACCCTACATCAACCAAATGCACATCTTTGAGCAATTAACCCACACTTTTACTTCCTGAAATCCTTTTGCCACGATTAATTGTCCCTACAAAATCTCTTTGGATGCCAACAATTGTCCGGTAATACTAGAACTCAAAGcaacacaataaaatttggaaTTAAATAGAATTACAAATGCCCAACCATGGAGAAAAGTAAGCGGTAACGTATTAAAATAAGATTATCCCTAGAAGACAATGTTTGATATTTAGTTAGGTACATAGCTAACGAGCATTAACTGAATGAAGATCAATAAACGATACTCATTTATAAATAAACTTAACAATAGCATAGGGTGAAGGTTGAGTGCCTAGAAACATACATTTGTTATGTTGTAACCAAAGAGCATACATGGTTATAGCGGAAACATATAATACACGATGCAAGCCAATGGAACATAAAGTATTAGTCGGAAAACAAAAGTAGAGGATCGAATCAAAGATTAAATAATTCACTAATTGAAGAAAAACAGAGGAACTCTATACGCAACCCTAACGGCCCAGCCATCCACATGTATTTAGAAAATGAACAGGAGGCAAATTGTATCAAGTGAAAGAAAACTTCACATTTTTGCAAGTTTATTACATGTAGCAAGTACATCAACCAAAACCTTCCAAAGAAATTCTTTAAATCTAGGGTGAATCCTCAGTTTCTGCAAAAgacaacatatatatattttttttacgcTCAAAATAAGCAAACCTTAATTCATGTTTAAGTAACGACATTACCACATTCTGAGTAGAGAACTTCTTATATTTAGAGTGACGGAAGTTCCAGTTATTCAAGGTATGTACACTTTTAATAGGAGTTCTACAAATTGAGCTAGCAACACTAGTAAGAAACAACGAGAAAACCAAACTTTTATTCCATTGACCTCCTACAATGAACTCATTAACAAATCCAAAAATTGGTAGACATTTGGTACACCCAAGGAACAGAATAACCACTCAGATCAGGAACCCAAGGATCTTCCCAAATAGAAAGGGGTAATTGGGGTAAATGGTGTAACATGGCAACAAAATAACTACTTTAAGAATGGAAAAATGTGACAAATGCCATCCCCATATGAGAGAACCTTTTTTAATCATCACCTTGGGATTTAATAGAATAGTATTAGAAAAATACTTGACTTTAAGTATTTGAGCCCATAGTTCTTGAGCTTGGGTCAGCAACCTCCAAGCAAGCTTCAACAATAAGCCACTATTATGGGAGGAACTAAAACAAAGGCCAAAACCTCCCAAACACTCAGGTAAACATAAATATTTCCTTGAAATAGGCAACTAATGCCTAGAACCTCATTGTACCCATGCCAAAACTTAGCAGTTTTAGAATCTAAGTGAGCACAACATAAGAACAGGGAAAACAAACATCCAGTAGGTAGGTACGGAATTCAAAATAGACTTTACCATAAAGGTTCTTCCTGCATGAGACAATAAAGGGGTTTTATACGTGTGCAtggaatgttcacgtacgtgagtgtacgtgaacaactcacaaccgttcagatggaatctattCTGTGAGACTGTTCAATCTAAACGGCTGTGAGTTGTTCACATACGTGCACGTACGGGAACATTGACCCCCCTCATTTTCTACAACCCAAATTTAGATTTAATACGAAAAATTACATTGTTCCAAATAGattacttccctttttttgaACCAAGGGAGCCTCAAGATAGGAAGGCCTATCCATCATTTCAGTAACACCAAGTATATTAAAGATCCTATCTTTAGTAGCCATAGAAGTACCTTTACTATAAAAGACATTGCTTGTAGAAAAGTTTATTTATTGATCGGATAGATCCTGAAAGAGGTTTAGGACAAGTTGAATGGACAAAGCATCATGCTCTGAGGcccgacaaaaaaaaaagagtgtcaTCAGCAAATAAAAGATGAGTAATCTCAAGGGCTCCTTGCCTACTCTAACACACTCAAAGAGATTTAAATCCCTATAGACATGTAAAAGATGGTACAAACCCTCCATAGCTAATAGGACCAAATAGGGGCTGAGGGACACCCCTGACGAATGTCCCTAGAAGATTCTAAGAAACAAAAACTACTTTCTGAAAGTTTAATGGAGTAAGTGCAATTAGAAATCAAATAGTTGATCATATCATACCATTGCTCgctaaaccctagaaattcaaATATAGCTTGAACTCCCCACTCAATCCTATTGTAGGACTTTGAACATGTCAAGCTTAAGGGTCATCGAGCCTCTTTTCCCTTTGTGGCGTCCAAGATAATTGAACGTTTCATGGGCAATAACAATGTTATCAATTATTTGACGCCTTTTAACTAAAGCTACCTAGAAAGGAGAGATGAATTTCTCAAGGAGAGGTCAAAGTCTCTGAGCCAAGAGTTTAGTAATAATCTGAGATGTAATACATTGGCTAATATGTCAGAAGTCCTCAATAGGTTCAACATGGTCACTTTTAGGAATAAGTGAAAGAAGCGTATGATTCGCACCAAAAGGGATGTTAAGATTAATGAAtagttttcaaacaaaagaCACGTTAAATTTCACATAATTCTAACATTTTTGAAAAGAGATGGCAAGGATGCCATCATGACCGGAGCTTTGAGAGCTCCAATGTTGAAAATCGTATTCCTAATCTCATACTCATCCAAGAGAGTAGTCAAACATAAATTCTCCTCTCCATAGATTATGAGATCAAAGAGACTCTCAATGAATGAAGGGTCAAGGGGATTGGATGTAGTGAAAATACTATAGAAGTGATTGGTAAAGATATTGACCATCGAGGACAAATCATATACCCTATCACCATTATTATTAAGGACATAAGAGACGTTATGCCTTCGAAGGTTACATGAAGCTTTAGCATGAAAGAATCGTGGGTTCCTATCCCCATCAGCCAAGAAAGTTCCTCGACCTCGAGAAACCAAAAAATGTGATTTGACAATTTAGAAAGTTGAGAGATTACCTTAGATGTAGGATACTGACTTTCAAGGAAatgatatttttcatttataagACTTTTTGATTGAAAGATATTGCTAAAAATATCCCAATTccaaccatttaaaaaaaaaaaaaaaacattaaactaGATAGTTTACAACACAAGTTAGAATCTTCACAAATCTTccatttattttcataaaagaaaaaaaaaaaaaactccaaatgCTTGAACTAagaaacttgaaaattaaatttttttttttaaaaaacatttGGGAAGGGAAAGGATATGAAAGAATTGGATAGTTATCGAAAGCAAAAGAaggcaaagaagagagagatgcatGTGGGCCATTGAGATATCCATGCTCATCAGGTGGCCTCGAGCAAGCCCTCTCGAAAAAAGTGGGAAATCTAAGCCCAACACTGGAACGAATGTGGTATTTCTCCTAATGGAGGTCAAGTCggccttcttcaacttgcaaaataCATCCTGAACCCCTACATCTAGGGTAGGATCAGCCCTAACCACGACTTCAACCCGTCTCCCAAGGAGGGGCCAGCCTCAACAATGTCTTTAGCCATGTCCCTCCTTACGGTTAATACTGTGGTATCCCCTTTAGTGCAGGGAGAGGTGGAGGCCCTATAACTATTGGAACCCCTATCTAAAGAAGAAGCGGGGTCGTTGCGCCTATTTGGGGAATGACCCCGACTCCTAGATGAGTGAGACTCACTAGTTGCACGGCGAAGGTTGGAAGAGGccatggaaaaaagaaaaaacataaactTGTTGGTGAGATTTTGAGTTGTTGTAGTCGGAGAAGAAACCCTAAGAAAGCCTTAAAGATGACCTCTCTTTGTGAAACAACCTAGAAGGGGGTGAATATATTGTATCTAGTggaaagtgttttttttttataaataaacacaattaaaaattaaagcaaTAAGACAACCATAAGATACAAGTGATTTATAGTGGTTAGACTCCAATAGTCTACGTCTACTCCTCTCAacacttgagagaattccactagatATTTCCTTTCAATATAGTAGTGGGAAACAACATCTTTTACAATAATATTGTTATAGGACAAGAAAATCCTTTACAAAACCAGTCTTTTATGAATAAAAGAATCCGtaaaatcttttaaggataagaggatccgtTCACTATTTTAAAGATAAGAGATCAAATATGttcaatcttttaaggataagagaatcctttcactcttttaaggataagagaatcatGTGCAATTACCTAACTGCAGTCTAGAATGACGCACACATAGTTTGATCAAGAGTTCATCCAACTCTTAGATTAACATTAAGATCCAAATGTAAACAAATGAATAAGGAATGATATTACCTAATCGGTGAGGCTTCCCTGTGCAAAATGATGTGAAGATGCATGTATGCACATGATAAGGATTTTCACAAGACTCCTTCAAAGTGTTGAATGAATCTCTTCAATGCAACCCTTCAATTGATTGAGCtgaatttaaaataaagtaGTATAAAGAAGATCTCAACTCAAAATGAATAGAATAATGACCAAAAAGTAATTTTAGAAGCTCGTCAAAAAGagtggtatttttttttttttttggtagcaAAAGAATTCATTGAAGGATAAAATGTGTACAACCTAAGGCTTCAGATTCATAAAGATCATAAAGCTATGGAGTGGAATTTTGCCAAACTGTCACACACATAATAGACAGAGCCTTCCTAGCCAGAGCATCTAAAACACCATTCATAGTCCATGGAATacattaaaaagaaatagaacCAAAAGAAGAGGATAGTCTCTTAATATCTGAAATTACAACAGAAATTTCATAGGGTGGAATTCAGTTCTGGTCATGGATATAACTGATCACCTCCTTGCAATCCGATTCCACTTGAATGAGTGAAACCAGCAGCCACAGCTTCTACAAGAGCACTTCGAATTGCAATAGCTTCACCTTGAATTGCCAATCTAAAGTGAAGAGGAGATGAGATCACCTTCACTTGATAGCCCCTATGATCTTTGAAAACGAAACCTACACCACCTTTTGAAGTTCTATTTTCTAGCGCTGCATCACAATTAACTTTATAGTAACCAACCGGAGGAGCTGTCCAATTGAGAACCTCGGGTGCACTAGGCATGGAAGATACTCGAGCACTAGAAGGTGCAGATGTTGATGTATGATGCAGCATGAAACTCAAGATAGGCTTGCTCAACCACTATGATCATCTTTTGCGGGGTCCAAAGAGTGGTATTCAATGTCTCAAAAGGTGTGTAGAGCTTGGATTTTTGGTGGcgtatttatagccaaaagtgGTGAGGAAATTGATTCTCCAAAGGTCATAAAACGGTCATATTTTAGGTCTATTGGTTGACTTGCAGATGAACCGATCAAATCAGTTGAACTAGTTGTTTGAGGATTCGGCTAGACAAATTAGCTTGATAGCAACTAGAGATTCTCTAGCCGGTTGGGGCAACCGGTCAAACCGGTTCCCAACCTCTATCAGCCCGGTAGAAAGCAATGCATTCTGCTATTAACCGATCAGACCAATTGCTGCTTTTCTAGCCCTGTTTTGCCtattttggtttgggttttttggggctTTTGCACCAATGGTCTTTTGAcctatattttatattttttaatggtCCTTAGTCATTACCTAGGGCTTATCTAGGTTGATGCTCATGCAAGTATGCAAGTGTGTGCAAATGTTCTAAGATGATCTTGATGCACACGAGCATGTCTTGATGTTTTGTCTTCATTCTTTTAGCATGACTTGTATTTTTGACTTgtcttgttttgttttgatataATTATTTATGTCTTCAATCTCGCAACCCATCTTGAGACTTAGCCTTGGCTTGAATTACTTTGTCTTAACTTGTCTTGACTTGAGAAGCTTATCTTAACTTGTCTTTACTTGAGAAGCTTGTCTTTAGAGGCTTGACTTAACTGGTTCTTCCTCAAGTCTTGCTACTCTCAATATCTTATCTAAATCAATACAAAGCTTCACATTCATATTAATGTattcaagtgtttttttttttatcatcaaaacttgGTCGGAAGCCACTTAGGAATGATTGGGAAATTCCCCAACACTCTTGACCAAAGctcttttgaaaataaaagtCACAAAAGTGAAAAATGAGAGTTGAGGATTTGACTCTGCTTATATAAGAGCGTGAACAACCCAAATCTTCCCGAGTAAATTATCTAAGATTCTACGACCTTTCGAGCTCCCACGGTGACCTTTCCAATCCCCGGAATAGGTAGAGGAGGTGTGTCATTAGCCCATAGCTCTGCTTTGAAGGAAACTtgtggaggaagaaaaagaaaaaatgaatataaaaaaacCTGCCTAAAAAGTCACTTTGAAACGTCCCATCAGAAGTCATGGATTTATTAGACCCCTCGTGGATTTCCAAGGCGCCTCTTGAACTCCCCAAATACTCGGCTCGAAGAAAGACATCCCTCAAAAGTCTGGCCTTCAAGCCAAACCAGATTGACTGAGGTGGTGGCACAAATCTTAACTCGTACATCAGCATTCACGCTAAACTAATTGAACTAGGGTGGCCGTCTACACCTCAAGTCACACCTTGGCGTACAGGCCTAGGAAAGAACCCAACAACCAGAGCGACATCGACTAAGGTAACAAAATCTATGGCCAAGCCTGCATAGCCAGAAAAACTCCTTACTCCCTTGGCCCTATTCAGACCCAAGGGAGTAGAGGCATCTGAT harbors:
- the LOC122657713 gene encoding peptidyl-prolyl cis-trans isomerase FKBP62-like isoform X1, whose product is MEDFDIPAGDEMNEDMMDLPDVNPKVGEEKEIGKQGLKKKLVKEGEGWDTPENGDEVEVHYTGTLLDGTQFDSSRERGTPFKFTLGQGQVIKGWDEGIKTMKKGENAIFTIPPELAYGETGSPPQIPANATLQFDVELLTWVSVKDICKDGGIFKKILTAGEKWENPRDPDEVLVKYEARLEDGTLVSKSDGVEFTVREGYFCPALSNAVKTMKKGEKVLLTVKSQYAFGEKGRPASGEEGAVPPNANLEITLELVSWKTVTEVTDDKKVLKKILKEGEGYERPNDGTLVKVKLIGKLQDGTVFLKKGHDEEELFEFKTDNEQVIDGLDRAVMTMKKGEVALVTVAPEYAFGSSESQQELVVVPPNSTVYYEVELESFVKEKESWDMNTQEKIEAAGKKKEEGNLLFKAGKYERASKRYEKAAKYIEYDTSFSEEEKKQAKALKVTCNLNNAACKLKLKDYKQAEKLCTKVLEIDSTSVKALYRRAQAYIQLVDLELAELDIKKALELDPNNRDVKLEYKVLKEKVKEYNKKDAKFYGNMFAKMSKLELPEANKAAVKQETEPMSIDSKA
- the LOC122657713 gene encoding peptidyl-prolyl cis-trans isomerase FKBP62-like isoform X2; its protein translation is MEDFDIPAGDEMNEDMMDLPDVNPKVGEEKEIGKQGLKKKLVKEGEGWDTPENGDEVEVHYTGTLLDGTQFDSSRERGTPFKFTLGQGQVIKGWDEGIKTMKKGENAIFTIPPELAYGETGSPPQIPANATLQFDVELLTWVSVKDICKDGGIFKKILTAGEKWENPRDPDEVLVKYEARLEDGTLVSKSDGVEFTVREGYFCPALSNAVKTMKKGEKVLLTVKSQYAFGEKGRPASGEEGAVPPNANLEITLELVSWKTVTEVTDDKKVLKKILKEGEGYERPNDGTLVKVKLIGKLQDGTVFLKKGHDEEELFEFKTDNEQVIDGLDRAVMTMKKGEVALVTVAPEYAFGSSESQQELVVVPPNSTVYYEVELESFVKEKESWDMNTQEKIEAAGKKKEEGNLLFKAGKYERASKRYEKAAKYIEYDTSFSEEEKKQAKALKVTCNLNNAACKLKLKDYKQAEKLCTKVLEIDSTSVKALYRRAQAYIQLVDLELAELDIKKALELDPNNRDVKLEYKVLKEKVKEYNKKDAKFYGNMFAKMSKLELPEANETEPMSIDSKA
- the LOC122657713 gene encoding peptidyl-prolyl cis-trans isomerase FKBP62-like isoform X3; this encodes MEDFDIPAGDEMNEDMMDLPDVNPKVGEEKEIGKQGLKKKLVKEGEGWDTPENGDEVEVHYTGTLLDGTQFDSSRERGTPFKFTLGQGQVIKGWDEGIKTMKKGENAIFTIPPELAYGETGSPPQIPANATLQFDVELLTWVSVKDICKDGGIFKKILTAGEKWENPRDPDEVLVKYEARLEDGTLVSKSDGVEFTVREGYFCPALSNAVKTMKKGEKVLLTVKSQYAFGEKGRPASGEEGAVPPNANLEITLELVSWKTVTEVTDDKKVLKKILKEGEGYERPNDGTLVKVKLIGKLQDGTVFLKKGHDEEELFEFKTDNEQVIDGLDRAVMTMKKGEVALVTVAPEYAFGSSESQQELVVVPPNSTVYYEVELESFVKEKESWDMNTQEKIEAAGKKKEEGNLLFKAGKYERASKRYEKAAKYIEYDTSFSEEEKKQAKALKVTCNLNNAACKLKLKDYKQAEKLCTKVLEIDSTSVKALYRRAQAYIQLVDLELAELDIKKALELDPNNRDVKLEYKVLKEKVKEYNKKDAKFYGNMFAKMSKLELPEANVSV